The genome window GTTTAACTTACGTTTTTGACGCGAGAAGATGAAGCATTCAGAATCCTGTATGTGACTTTTCTCTCAAAGGCTCAGTGACTCCACTTTGTGCTTGGCTGATGCGTTCGCCGCTCGCTTACCAAATTCAAATCCCTTTAACCTTAAACGAATGTGCTGGAGGGAGCGGAGCGGCCACTGCTCTGGTGTTCCGAGGCCGCCTTGACACGTTTTAAGCACGCTCTGTGAGAGCGTTTATTTAGACGCGCTCAATACAGTGCCCTGACAGAAGGCTGTGCGCCTCAGGCTGTCAAGGTGGCTTCATGTTGATGCTTCCGTCCATGCAGGCTGTGGTGCAAACTGCCGAACAGCCGCTTCCCTCCGTTCTGCAACTGAGCTTCTCAGAACCGAGCTTCAATACCCATTTGCGCTTCAGTGAAGGGCGGATTACCGGTGTTCGCAGCGCTCTGCTTCCGAGTTGGAGCAGTTCGCTCCTGCGGCTGGGGGTCAATACACAAGCGGTTGTCGAAGCGCAACTGCGCAGCCGCAAGGTAGATGACGTGCTGGCCTCGCTCATCGAGACCGGGCATTTGGAAGCGCACAGCCTTGCGCAATTGGTTCGCCTGCGGACGCTGGGTTCGCTGCTGCCGCTGGTGTGGCGCTCAGGGCTGATGGAGGTGAGCAGCACGCCAAGCCATACGGTTTTGCCGCTGACCAGTGCCGATACCCTCCAGAGTGTCAGCGCCGCCGAGTACCACGCCTCGGCGCTCAGCCCAAGTGAGCAGGCGCTCACCTTGAATGACCATTTCACGGCCTCACCACTGGCCAGCACCGAGGCTCTAGACAGCGAGGAAGCCCGCACCGTTTACTTGGCTGCCCTGCACGGTTTGAGCTTAGGTGAAACGGCTCAGCGTCACGGGCTGCGCTGGGACGCACTGACCAAGGCCGTCACTCACCTCACGGCGACCGGGGCCTTGCGTCCGGTTCAGGCAGGCAAGCGGGCGCGTGAGGTGGCGGGCCGTTTGAAAGTGGGTGAGGTGGCTCCGGAATTTTGTCTGCCGGACTTCGGCGGCGGTGAGGTGCGCCTCAGCGATTTGCGCGGCAAAAAAATCTGGTTGATCTTCAACCGCCAGAGTACTTGTGCGCTGTGCAACCCGCATCACCTCCAGATCATTGCGCTCAGCGAACGGATGCGCCAGCAGGGGGTGCAGATCGTCTCGGTGTGGGGAAGTACGGTGGCCGATTTGGCGCTCGGTATTGGCAAGCTGCGCCCGCCTTACCCGGTGCTGGCCGACCCGCTCGACGAAACGTATGACCGCTACGGTCTGGGTCACAGCCTGCGCGGATTCCTCGACCTGCGCAACCTGCCCACCGCCCTGAGCGGCCTGAAAATGATGGGCACTTCGGCGCTCAAAGACGACGGAGAACTGACCCGGATGCCTGCCGAGTTCCTGATCGGCGCAGACGGCACCATCGAAGCTGCCCACTACAATTCTTACGGAGCGGACTGGCTGTCGGTGGAGCGGGTTCTCGAATGGGCTGGGAAAAGCTGATTTGGCCAGTATCGGAAGTCCCGATATAATAAGCGTCAAGCACACACTAATCCGATGGACGCCGTTTCAGTGCGGGCGTAGCATAACTGCATGACCTTCACCCTGCCCCGCTTTGGTCGCCGTGCCGCCACCGCTCAACCTGCTCAGTTCTTTGTCCAGCCCACCACTGCGGCCCCTGCCGAGCCCCTGCACGAAGACGTGCTGATGGAAGTCGTTTTGCCGGAAGGTCGCGCCCTGCCCCAAGTGGAAGGCTGGACGCTGCGCCTGTGGCCCCAGGCCCGCCTCGGTGACGCCACTTTGCAGGCCCACGCCGACGACGTTTCGCTGAGCCTCGCCAGCCTCACCGCCGCGCTGAGTGCCCAGGGCGTAATGACGCTGGGCCTCGTTCGCCGCCGCGCCGCTTAATTTAAAACTCAACGACGAAAAAGAGCAGGAGCCTAAAGGCTTGCTGCTCTTTTTTCGTTGTCTCATTGGTTTTCATTTGAGCTGGGAAGTGGGCTGGGCTGTCCTACGCTTGCGGCTCTTCGGCCAACCCTCCGGCCAATTCCGCCGCCGCTTCGACCAGCGCTTCCAAGCTGGCTGAGCTGGCCACCCTGACTTGCTCAAAGCCCAAAGCGCGGGCGGCGTCGGCGGTTTGCGGCCCCATCGCCGCCACCTTGAAGTGTGTTCCGGCCAGTTGTGCCAAATGCCGCGCCGCGCTGCCGGAAGCCAGCGTGACCACGTCGGCGGCCTTGAGGCGTTCAAGTTCGTTTTCGCTCGGTACGGCAGGCACGGTGCGGTAGAGTTCGCCGCGCTGGTACGTCAGGCCACGTGCTTCTAGAGCGTCTTGCAGCTCGGCTTCGGCCAGTTGGCTGGTGAGGTGCAGCACCGTTTGTCCGGCTTTTGCAGGCAACTCCGTTCCCAAGTGCTTCGCTCCGGGTGTGGACGGCATGAAATCCGCCTTCAGTCCGTGCTCCTCGAGGCTGCGGGCGGTGCTCGGCCCGACGGCCCCCAGCTTGACGCCGCACAGCGCTCTGGCGTCTAAACCGAGTTCGTCGAGGTGGGCGAATAGAGCGCTGACGGCTTGGTTGCTGCTGAGGAGCAGCCAGTCCACGCTATTCAGGTCACGCAGCCGCGCCCGAACCTCCTGCGGCGCTGCGCTGGCCTCAAAGCGGATCAGCGGCACTTCCAGCACGTTCGCGCCTTTGGAGCGCAGCAAGTCGGCCAGAGCGCTCGAACCGTCGCGGGTGCGGGTCACGGCCACCTGTTTGCCCAGCAGCGGGTGGCCGAGTTCGGCGGGGCTTTCAAACCACTTGAGCTGGTCTCTGAGCCGCGCCACTTCACCGACCACCGTCACGGCGGGGGCTTCGAGTCCGGCCTTTTCGACTTCTTCAGCAATGCTGCTGAGGGTGCCGCTGACGACGCGCTGCTGCGGCGTGGTGCCCCACTGAATCGTGGCGGCGGGCGTGCCGGGATGGCGGCCCGCTTTGATGAGGTCACTGGCAATCGTGCCGAGATTTCGCACGCCCATCAGCAGCACCAGAGTGTCCACTCCGCTGAGGCGCTCGTAGTGGGCGCTGCCTTCCTGCGTGTTTCCGGTGAGCACCGCAAAGCTGCGGGCGTCGCCCCGGTGCGTTACTGGAATGCCCGCGTAGGCAGGGGCGGCAATCGCGCTGCTGATGCCCGGCACGATTTCAAAGGGGATGCCCACGTCCACGCACGCCTGCGCTTCCTCAGAGCCGCGCCCGAATACAAACACGTCGCCGCCTTTGAGCCGCGCCACCCGCTGCCCGCCGTTCTTCTGCGCTTCGGAGACGATCAGGGCATTGATCTGCTCTTGGCTGATGTACTCCGAGAAGCCCTTTTTGCCCACGTAAATGGTCTGGGCCTGCGGCGCGTGCCGGAGGAGTTCGGGGTTGGCGAGGTAATCGAACAGCACCACATCGGCGGCGGCGAGAGCGGCTTGGCCGCGCAAAGTCAGCAGGCCGGGGTCGCCGGGGCCAGCGCCGATGAGGGAAACAAAAGCACGGGAAGAAGTCATGAACGCAGGGTAACAAGTCGGAGCGGGGATATGTAGGCAGGTCGGCGCGTTAGCATGAGGGCATGACTTATAAAATGATCGATTATCAGGGCCAGGGTTTCGTGGTGATGGGCACACACGATTTTGACCGCTGGCGCGACAACCTCAGCCGCCGTTTTGACGACAGCGCCGAAGCGGGCAATTTGCGCCTGCATGTCCGTGTCAACGGGGAAGACCGCACCTTTACCAGCGTGGACGACTACCTGAGTGAGTTTACCGTGCGCGACATCAACGATGAGGAAACCAAAGTGCTGGCCCGTTTGTTTGCCATCGATAAAGACGTTCACCATGCTTGGTACGGCCAGCATGATATGTTCCGGCCTTTCGCTGGCAAGTAAAGTGCGACTGCTTGGAATCGGCCTGCTGGGTTTGACTCTTTCCCTCAGTAATGGTTGAATTCCTGGTGGTTTAGGACGTGTCGTAAGACATCACTACCGAGCCTCCCTATCTGAGCCGCGAGGACAGTTTGACGTTCTCAGAAAAAGCTGGGCGTCAAACAACGCAGGCCACCGCTTCCGAAGAAGGGTGGCCTGCGTTGTGCTGCTTCCCGCCGTCAGCACCTTGGTCATAAAGAGAAATGGTACGCGGTGCAGTTCTGGAGTGCAAAGTGCTGGGCAAAAAAGTGAGGAGGGCATTACCCCTCTACGCTGCCCCAGCGCGACATGTGCCTGTCTTGACCCACAGGCGGGGTTTGGCGCTCGCCCGGCGCGGCGCAGCGCCTTTACTCTAGCAAATCGTGTTGCCAGTTGGCCTGCTGAATTTCGGTTTCCAGTTTGCGGCGCTCCTGAGCCAAGGTGTCCGTTTGGGCCTGAAGCTCACGGACTGGCAAATGCGACACCCAGCGCAACTCGCTCCGGGTTTGCCGCGCCTGTGCCGAACTGGCCGCCGCAATGGCGCTGCGGTACTGCGTCAGGCGCAGATCAAGGATTTCGCGGTGCGCGAGTGCGTCCGTAAGCGTGCGCCGAGCGTCAAGGCGGGCAGCGCTGTTGCTGTGGTGGATTCGAGGAACGAGGTCGTCCATTCTTGCAAAGATTTGGTCGAGTTCGGCCATCAAGTCAAGAGGGTCTTCACTGGGCGCTTCATTTTCTTGACTCCGAGCATTCAACTGAATACGGTCTTGAAGTTGGTGAATGCGCTTTTGCAAATCAGCGCGTTCAATGAGGGCTTCGGCGATTTTCACAGTTTGAGCCTAGCAGATACGGGTATCAGCCTTACCAATTCTCAAAACTCGCCCGCAAAATCGCTTCCAAATCTGCTTCGCTGGGCGTCTTCGGAGCCACCGCCAAGAGCCGCTGCTGTTTTACGGCTCCGGCCACCAGCTCCGGCAAATCCTGTTCGGTGTAGCCCAACTCGCTTAGCCCGCTGGGCGCACCCACCTCCCGCATCAGCGCAATTAGGGCGTCAGGTAAACTCTCGGCGCTGGGCTGCTCCAGCTTGTGTCCGGTCAGCCACTCGGCCACTTGTAAATGGCGCTCCGGCATCGCTTGGTAAGTAAAGCGGAAGGCGGCGGGCGCGGTGACGATCACCGAAAAGCCGTGCGGAATAAACGGGCTGGGGTAGCCCTCGGCTTGGTACTCGTGCTTTAGGCCCGCAACCGGGTAAGCGCACGAATGCGGAATATGCACGCCCGCCGAGCCGAAGCCCACGCCCGCCATGGTGGCCGCCAACATCATCAGCCCCCGCGCCTCCAAGTCGTCTGCGTCTGCCACTGCCCGCCGCAAATACTGGCCGCCGTACCGCAGCGCCTGGCTGCTCCACACGTCAGCCACCGGATTGCTGCCCTGGTAGGGCGGGCGCTCGTCGGGCATTTTCGGTTGAGGGCGGCTGTCAAACGGGCGGCTGAGATAGCTCTCGGCGGCGTGACACACCACGTCCAGGCCCGCTGACGCGATTACAGCACTCGGAGCGCTGCGGGTCAGTTCGGGGTCGACGATGGCCTGAGAGGGCCGCAAATAACGGTGCGAGATGCCGGTTTTGACCTTCAGCTCCGGCAAATCCAGCACCGCGACGGTGGTCGCTTCCGAGCCGCTGCCTGCCGTCGTCGGAATGGCGAGGTGGGCCAGCAGCGGGCCAGTGGGTTTGCGCCCCGCACCAATTGGAGCATTGACATACTCCAAAATCTCGCCGCCGTGCGTCAGCAGCAAATTGGCGACTTTGGCGGTGTCTATGCTGCTGCCGCCGCCCAGCGACACGAAGCCGTCGGGGTTGAAGGCGCGGGCAAAGGCCACCGCTTCTTCGAGCGACTCCAGATTGGGCTCCACACGGCTGCGGTCAAACACGCTGACCTCAATCCCAGCCGATCTGAGCTGCGCCGCCACGTCATCTACGATGGGCAGCCGCGCCACGTGCGGATCGGTGATGAGGATAACCCGCCGCATCCCCAACCGGGCGGCTTCCCAGCCTGCCTCGCTCGCCGCGCCGCGCCCGAATTTGACCGGAGTGGCTTCCATCGTGAAGACGGTTTCGTGCGTTTGATGTGTCATAGGCCGTCAGTATAGAAGGCGTGTCAAAAGAGAGAGGGTTCCTCCACATTCATTTCTGCCAGTGCTCAGTGAGGCTTAAAGGCTTCCCCACGCGGCTCAGGAGCCAGATCGGGGCGGCCCGAATCCTGAAAGACTTCGTGAATCTCCAAGCTGTTGGGTCCGCTGAAGGCTTCTTTGGGCAGCGAGCCGGAGCGGGCGTGTCCCTGAATGAAGGCGTCTGAGTGCGTCCACGCTTCAAACTCCGCTCGGCTGTTCCAAAGCGTCAGCACGATGTACGGCTCCTGTGGGTTGACGGGCCGCAAAACCTGGTTGCTGACAAAGCCGGGCATCTCGTCGACCAAGCGGGCGCGGTCACGGAAGCGTTCTTCAAACCTCTCGGCGTATTCGGGTTTGACGGCAATGCGGTTCATCACGGTAATCATCGGTGGTTCCTCCGTTGGGGTAAGGATGCAGCAGTGAGCTCGCAGTTTGTCCCGCCGCTATCAGGCTAGCGAATACGGCTTGGTGTAAATGAGACTCGGCAAAAGGAAAGAGGAACGCTTCACTTCCGCTCTGCCCCGCCGGATGGAGGAGAGAGCTGAATCTCGCCGCTGATAGTGGAAAATTGCAGGTCAACGTCTCCACCGAGCGACACCGAAACAAACGGCCCCCAGTTCGGCGGCGCACTCAAGCCAAACAGGTGCGCGAAAGAACGACGCGGAAACGTGGCAGTCATGGCAAACTGCAGTACTGCTCCGCCGTCTCAAGCAGTCGAACAGCGGTGCGCGGCGCTTTGGCTTAGGCTTGTCTGACCGTGAATATCCGTTACACCGTCCGTGAGTTGCCCGACCTCCCCGCTTACCAAACCCTCTGGGCGCTGGCTTGGGGTGGGGCAGGTTCGCCAAATTTGCAGCGCTTGGAGCACAGCCTGACGTGGGTTTGCGCTTACGACGGCCCGCAGCTCATCGGCTTCGTCAACGTGGCTTGGGACGGGGGCGTTCACGCTTTTTTGCTCGACACCACCGTGCATCCTGAGTTCCGGCGTCAGGGCGTGGGCCGCGAGCTGGTGCGCCGTGCTGCCGAAGCTGCTCGTGAGCGCGGGACGCACTGGCTTCACGTGGACTTTGAGCCGCATCTGCTGAGCTTTTACCAGGCGTGCGGCTTCCGGGCCACCGAAGCAGGCTTGATCTGCTTGACTTGAGAGCAAATTGTCTTGAGAGAAGTCTGTGTAAACTGCTAAACTTGTACCGAGTCCAATTTGAGAGAATAAACAAGTATTCAACTGGAGGCAAGACATGAAGATTTTGACTTTGATCCGGCAAGTGCCGGACGCCGAAGCCCGCGTGCGGCTGAGCGGCAATACCATCGACTTAGACGGCACCACCGTAGTGATGGACGGTATGGACGAATACGGCGTGGAAGAAGCGCTGCGTCTGCGCGAAAGCGGCGCGGGCGTGGATGAAATTATCGCGCTGGCGGTCGGCCCCAAGCGCAATGAGGACGCCCTCAGAACCGCGCTGGCGATGGGCGCAGACCGCGCCGTGCATGTGGAAACCGATGAGCGCTTAGACGCCGTGTCGCTGAGCAAGGTGGTGGCTGAGCTGGCTAAAACTGAAAACGCCGAACTGATCTTGGTGGGCGGTCAGGAAGCCGACTGGGACTCACAGGCGCTGGGAGCCGCCACCGCTGAGCGACTCGGCTGGCCGCAACTGACCTGGACGAACGAACTCAAGTTAGAAGGCGACAAGCTCACCGGCAGGCACGATGTAGACGAAGGCAACGAAAGTTTTGAAGCCACGCTGCCCGCCGTCGTGACCACCCAGCAGGGTCTCAACGAGCCGCGTTACCCGACCTTGCCCAACATCATGAAGGCCAAGAAAAAAGAACTTCGCAAAGACGACTTGGCCAGCTACGACGCCGCCAGCAAAGTCAAGTTCATCGGCGCAGAAATCCAGACCCGCGCCCGCATGAACAAAATCATTGACGGCAAAGACCCGCAGGCGGCGGCGGCCCAACTGATTGATCTTTTGCGCAACGAAGCTAAGGTCATCAAGTAGCGCAGGAACCGCTCTCACTTGCTTCCCCTTTTTTCCCCTCCAAAGGAGCACTTCCATGATTTTAATCGTTGCAGAACACGCTGACGGCAAACTTGCCAAAGCCACCCTAGAAATGGTCACGGCGGCGCGTGGCACCGGACGAGAAGGCCCGATCACCATTTTGGTCTTGGGCCAAAACGTGGCCGGAGTGGCCAGCGAAGCGGCCGCCGTCGCCGACCAAGTCTTGGTGGCCGATAGCGCCAGCTTGGCGCAGTACAGCGCCGAAACTTGGGCCGCCGCTGTTGCCCAAATTGCCCAGGAAGGCGAGGCGCACACCGTCATCACGCCGGGCAGCCGTTCGGGCCGCGAGTACGCTCCCCGTGTGGCCGTCAAACTGGACGCGCCGTACTTGGAAGACGTGATTTCGCTCAGCAGCAGCGGTGCAGGCCTCCAGGCCCAGCGCTACACCTACCTCGCCCGCGTCACCGAAACGGTGGAGGCGCAGGGAGCAGTTACCGTGATCAGCGCCAAGCCCGGCAGTTTCGCGCCTGCCGCGCCCGCTGCCGCCGCTGGCGAGCAGTACGACGTCGATCTCGATTTGCCCCAAAGCCGCGTCACCATTACCGGCAAGAGCATGGAGAAGTCCAGCCGCGTGGCCCTCAGCGAAGCCGACGTGATCGTGACCGGCGGACGCGGGGTGGGCAACGCCGAGAATTTCAGTAAGTTTGTAGAACCGCTGGCCGACAACCTCGGTGCAGGCGTGGGCGCGACCCGCGCAGTGGTGGATGCGGGTTGGCGCCCTTACGCCGAACAGGTCGGCCAGACCGGTAAAACCGTGCAGCCCAAAGCGTACATCGCGCTGGGCGTGTCGGGCGCGGTGCAGCATCTCTCGGGCATGGGCAAGAGCAAATTCATTGTGGCTATCAACAAAGACGCCGAGGCGCCGATCTTCAAGGTGGCCGATTACGGCATCGTGGGCGACGTGAACGAGATTGTTCCGGCGCTGATCGAGGCGAGTAAGCGGTAAAGAAGATTCACGCTTTACTCGCCCGCTCAAACAGATGCAAAGCAGGCCGCTCGGTGAAAACTGGGCGGTCTTTGCTTTGGCTTGAAGCCCCGAAAATGGGGGAGGAGCTAGACAAACAAATGAGATTTGTCTTAGAGTAGGGCCAATCAAACTAAAGTTGCCACGCTGGCTTGTGGGTCTTGGCCCCAAGCGGAGACGCGGCGCTAGGAGCGCTCAGATGAAAAAATACCTTGCTCTTCTCGCCGCCGGCCTCTTGCTCGCTTCGTGCAGCCAACAATCCAAAATGCACACTTCTGCGCTCAGTCCCTACGCCGAGCGGCCTGAACTCCAAGACGCTCAAAGTCAGGCGATCTTGCAGCAGTACGGCGACGACGCTGGACTCCTCGCCGCGATGCAAGAAGCCTATAACGAAGTGCCGCGCCAGCTCAGCTTGCCGGCCGCTCCGGCGTTGACTGGGCTTGACCTCGCCTCAGACCGCCTCGCGTACGTCAAGGGAGTGAGCTGGGGCAGCGTGGCGTATTACAACGTCCAGTACGCCAACCGCTTCAGTCCCGCTTATCCGGGCTTGGATTTCAGCCGCGACGGTTGCTCTACGCCCAGTGGCCTCGGCCTCAGCTACACCGAAGATTTCCGGCCAGCTTGCAATGTCCACGATTTCGGCTACCGCAATCTCAAGGTGTTTCAGCGCACCGACGCCAACCGCCGCACCACTGACGAAGCCTTTTACACCAACATGAAAGGCATCTGCAATGCCAAGCCCTGGTACAAAGAGCCGCCTTGCTACGCCGCCGCTTACGCTTACTATCAGGGCGTGCGAATCGGCGGCGGCAGCAGCTTCGAGTAAACCCCTTTGGCAAAGGTGAACGTTGTCCGGCTTGTGCAGCACATCAAGCAGGGCTTAGCCTGAGCCATGACCACTACTGCCGAACTCAACGCAAACTGGGCCGATCAACTCTCAGCGCCTTACCAGCAGGTCTGGCAAAAAATGCAGGCCGAGGGTGTCAGCGCCGAGTGGACAGACGACCATGCTCCGCGCTTTGTGGTCAGCCAATCAAAAAACGTGCTGGCCAGCCATCTCAAAGGCGCTCGTCCGGCAGGTGTGGTGGTGCCCGCCGCCTTATTTGAAGCGGGCCACAAGCTGGAAGCCGAGAATCCTGAGCGCCCGATTTTGCCGGCAGTAGCCTCGATTTAAGCGAACTCGATCACTTCGGGATGCTCCAAGCCCGCTTGCCGCGCTTCCCGGAGAGCCGCGCCTTTGTTGCCCCGCTCGATGGCCGCCATAAAAGTGGGG of Deinococcus detaillensis contains these proteins:
- the cobA gene encoding uroporphyrinogen-III C-methyltransferase, translated to MTSSRAFVSLIGAGPGDPGLLTLRGQAALAAADVVLFDYLANPELLRHAPQAQTIYVGKKGFSEYISQEQINALIVSEAQKNGGQRVARLKGGDVFVFGRGSEEAQACVDVGIPFEIVPGISSAIAAPAYAGIPVTHRGDARSFAVLTGNTQEGSAHYERLSGVDTLVLLMGVRNLGTIASDLIKAGRHPGTPAATIQWGTTPQQRVVSGTLSSIAEEVEKAGLEAPAVTVVGEVARLRDQLKWFESPAELGHPLLGKQVAVTRTRDGSSALADLLRSKGANVLEVPLIRFEASAAPQEVRARLRDLNSVDWLLLSSNQAVSALFAHLDELGLDARALCGVKLGAVGPSTARSLEEHGLKADFMPSTPGAKHLGTELPAKAGQTVLHLTSQLAEAELQDALEARGLTYQRGELYRTVPAVPSENELERLKAADVVTLASGSAARHLAQLAGTHFKVAAMGPQTADAARALGFEQVRVASSASLEALVEAAAELAGGLAEEPQA
- a CDS encoding electron transfer flavoprotein subunit beta/FixA family protein gives rise to the protein MKILTLIRQVPDAEARVRLSGNTIDLDGTTVVMDGMDEYGVEEALRLRESGAGVDEIIALAVGPKRNEDALRTALAMGADRAVHVETDERLDAVSLSKVVAELAKTENAELILVGGQEADWDSQALGAATAERLGWPQLTWTNELKLEGDKLTGRHDVDEGNESFEATLPAVVTTQQGLNEPRYPTLPNIMKAKKKELRKDDLASYDAASKVKFIGAEIQTRARMNKIIDGKDPQAAAAQLIDLLRNEAKVIK
- a CDS encoding electron transfer flavoprotein subunit alpha/FixB family protein, with amino-acid sequence MILIVAEHADGKLAKATLEMVTAARGTGREGPITILVLGQNVAGVASEAAAVADQVLVADSASLAQYSAETWAAAVAQIAQEGEAHTVITPGSRSGREYAPRVAVKLDAPYLEDVISLSSSGAGLQAQRYTYLARVTETVEAQGAVTVISAKPGSFAPAAPAAAAGEQYDVDLDLPQSRVTITGKSMEKSSRVALSEADVIVTGGRGVGNAENFSKFVEPLADNLGAGVGATRAVVDAGWRPYAEQVGQTGKTVQPKAYIALGVSGAVQHLSGMGKSKFIVAINKDAEAPIFKVADYGIVGDVNEIVPALIEASKR
- a CDS encoding redoxin domain-containing protein, producing the protein MLMLPSMQAVVQTAEQPLPSVLQLSFSEPSFNTHLRFSEGRITGVRSALLPSWSSSLLRLGVNTQAVVEAQLRSRKVDDVLASLIETGHLEAHSLAQLVRLRTLGSLLPLVWRSGLMEVSSTPSHTVLPLTSADTLQSVSAAEYHASALSPSEQALTLNDHFTASPLASTEALDSEEARTVYLAALHGLSLGETAQRHGLRWDALTKAVTHLTATGALRPVQAGKRAREVAGRLKVGEVAPEFCLPDFGGGEVRLSDLRGKKIWLIFNRQSTCALCNPHHLQIIALSERMRQQGVQIVSVWGSTVADLALGIGKLRPPYPVLADPLDETYDRYGLGHSLRGFLDLRNLPTALSGLKMMGTSALKDDGELTRMPAEFLIGADGTIEAAHYNSYGADWLSVERVLEWAGKS
- a CDS encoding hydroxyacid-oxoacid transhydrogenase, which codes for MTHQTHETVFTMEATPVKFGRGAASEAGWEAARLGMRRVILITDPHVARLPIVDDVAAQLRSAGIEVSVFDRSRVEPNLESLEEAVAFARAFNPDGFVSLGGGSSIDTAKVANLLLTHGGEILEYVNAPIGAGRKPTGPLLAHLAIPTTAGSGSEATTVAVLDLPELKVKTGISHRYLRPSQAIVDPELTRSAPSAVIASAGLDVVCHAAESYLSRPFDSRPQPKMPDERPPYQGSNPVADVWSSQALRYGGQYLRRAVADADDLEARGLMMLAATMAGVGFGSAGVHIPHSCAYPVAGLKHEYQAEGYPSPFIPHGFSVIVTAPAAFRFTYQAMPERHLQVAEWLTGHKLEQPSAESLPDALIALMREVGAPSGLSELGYTEQDLPELVAGAVKQQRLLAVAPKTPSEADLEAILRASFENW
- a CDS encoding GNAT family N-acetyltransferase — encoded protein: MNIRYTVRELPDLPAYQTLWALAWGGAGSPNLQRLEHSLTWVCAYDGPQLIGFVNVAWDGGVHAFLLDTTVHPEFRRQGVGRELVRRAAEAARERGTHWLHVDFEPHLLSFYQACGFRATEAGLICLT
- a CDS encoding DIP1984 family protein; protein product: MKIAEALIERADLQKRIHQLQDRIQLNARSQENEAPSEDPLDLMAELDQIFARMDDLVPRIHHSNSAARLDARRTLTDALAHREILDLRLTQYRSAIAAASSAQARQTRSELRWVSHLPVRELQAQTDTLAQERRKLETEIQQANWQHDLLE
- a CDS encoding VOC family protein, whose protein sequence is MTATFPRRSFAHLFGLSAPPNWGPFVSVSLGGDVDLQFSTISGEIQLSPPSGGAERK
- a CDS encoding antibiotic biosynthesis monooxygenase family protein; translated protein: MITVMNRIAVKPEYAERFEERFRDRARLVDEMPGFVSNQVLRPVNPQEPYIVLTLWNSRAEFEAWTHSDAFIQGHARSGSLPKEAFSGPNSLEIHEVFQDSGRPDLAPEPRGEAFKPH
- a CDS encoding phospholipase A2, translating into MKKYLALLAAGLLLASCSQQSKMHTSALSPYAERPELQDAQSQAILQQYGDDAGLLAAMQEAYNEVPRQLSLPAAPALTGLDLASDRLAYVKGVSWGSVAYYNVQYANRFSPAYPGLDFSRDGCSTPSGLGLSYTEDFRPACNVHDFGYRNLKVFQRTDANRRTTDEAFYTNMKGICNAKPWYKEPPCYAAAYAYYQGVRIGGGSSFE